TATTAGACGTTATATAGTGTGCACAATTTATTTCGATCGACTCTCGCACACATCAAATAcccataaaaataatttaaaaaacaaGTTCCCAGAGAccgaaaaaaaggaaaaacccAAAATGTCTCTGGGGTATGCCGAGAAGCTTTCCTTCATAGAAGATGTGGGCAACGTTGGAATGGCGGAATTTTTCGACCCATCTCACGTTTTCCAGGAAAAAGTAAAGATTTTTTTGGGGGTCTCATTCTTCTACTTTGTGTTTTGGCTACATTGTTCCTTCTGTGATGCATTTTCAGTGCTTGTTGATgaattctttcttcttttttagtTGTGCTGCGATGATCATTCCATTTCTGTTTGGTATTACTTCAATTAGCTCTTTAGATATCTTTCCTCTCAAAGTATTGTCATTCTATCATAGGAGGGTTTAATGATGCCCTAAACTAATTTGTTTGGTTCTTCCGTGAGAAATGCTTTCTGGTGAACAGCATTATTCATTGTTATGTTAAAGCATTTATTTTTCCTCGACTCCTGAGAAATAATCTAATGGAATCTGGAATTTTTGAAATCATATGAAGTCATGGTAGGTAATTGTCAATCGAAAGTAAGGATGAGGATATACTGATGGATTTGTTTGCAGAGGAAGTGATTGAATTAAATGACAACCTTTATCCATTGTGTACCAAAACCAAGCAAACCAAGATGAAGTTTTACTCTTGAACCCTTATAAATCTCAGCATCAGATTTTCCCATTGGAGTGATTGTTAGCTTATGTCTTAAAAGGGGTTGTACTAGTAGGTTACAACATCATTCGGAAAATAGTCTGACTGCAACCTAATGTCCTCACTTCAGGTTGAGCGACTCGCTGGGATGATTCAAAAGGTCTGACCTGGCAATGGTATATATTCATCGAGTTTCCGTTCTCTCAATTAAACTGAAGAGCCTTGTTTGTTCATGCAGAGCAAGCACATGGTGGTATTCACTGGGGCAGGGATATCCACTTCTTGTGGTATACCTGACTTTCGTGGCCCCAAGGGCATCTGGACTCTTCAGGTACTGGGTGGCTCAGCATTGCATTCTTTAAGAACTTTTTGACATGATTTTAATAGAAGGCTCCACCAAACAGGAAAACATTGCATCCTAGAAACATTCTCTTTGTTTGAATGTGATAATAGGGCTGTCCAATTAAAACTTATGTCTGTGATAAAAAAAGTTAAGAATGACTTTTCTACTAGAATAATTCAATGGACATGTACAGAATTTTTGTCTCTTGATCACgagttaaaattttattttaattgcttGATAATGCATTTCTTGATCTTTTCATGGGAGAGCAATAATTTGAATACAGCACCACCTGGCATTTGACATTGAAAAAGTGATTTCAGTCAAAATAATACCTTGTGCTTTTATACCACATGGCTAAAGACTTTAGCTTTATGCAACCTTTGAGGAAGATATAGAACCATAATTATGATTTAGTAAGCAAATTATGGTTGGTGGATCTTGATCGTCGCCTCTTTTATAGAATCACATGGTTGTTTGTGCAACATGTTATCATTCATAGCATAGCTTAGCCACTGTAGTTTGGTTTCTGAGGTGAAAATCTCACATACAGTTCTGGATCTGGGAAAATAATTTGGTATCTAATTATCTCTCTGTTAATTAATTATCTATTCCAATAGATATTGGAGAGCTCACACTCTTTCGCAATCCTACATGGCAATCCAAGATaattattttctcaattttctaAATCCTTCATTTTAAACCTTTTTACTCCAATGCTTTTTAatattagaaatttagaatatGTCATGTAGCACTTGTTTACCTTAATTATAGGTATGAGTGCACTGACTTCTAAGTTTACCATTTCTACCTTCATAGCCACTGTAGTTTGGTTTCTTTTTATTGGTACAGGTGTTTATAAAGTTATTGCTTGAAACTTTAGAAGACCCCCACCCCCGCCCCTGTTATTTTTCCTAAGTTATTATCACACTGATTCGCAGCGCCAAGGCAAAGCCTTGCCAGAAGCATCTTTACCTTTCCATCGAGCAACACCAAGCACAACCCATATGGCACTAGTTGAATTTGAGAAGGCTGGTATCCTGAAGTTCCTGATCAGCCAGGTATGCCTTATGCCTCCATGATAATTTTAAACTGAACAGAATTGGTAGTAATTGGTTCTATCTATTTTCTACACTCCTCTTCTAATATTAAAGAAGGATCAGACTTACatcttgaatttatttttcttttttagcttttcctttttgtttttcTGCAATTATATGATTTCCACTTGAAATGCatcatatggagtatatttttcgCTTGCCATCTAAAGTTACATTGTTGTTCTTCATTTGGCGGTTTTAACTCTGATTTTGTGGCCTCTGATTTGTCTGATATGCTAGAATGTTGATGGCCTCCATCTTCGTTCTGGAATACCGAGGGAAAAACTTTCTGAATTACATGGAGACTCCTTCATGGAACAATGCCCATCATGTGGAGCTGagtatgtatttttaatattgttttcaattaaaattaatattaagttttttattcaatttgtaCTTGTTGTCTGATCCATTGCACATAGAATGTTAGCTTTGGAGCTTGGGCTCGCTTGTTTATAATAGTTATTTCCCTTGTAGATATGTCAGGGACTTTGAAATTGAGACTATTGGGTTGAAGGAGACGACTCGCCGTTGCTCcagggcaggttgtggtgcaaaACTGAGGGATACTGTTCTGGACTGGGAGGTATAATTTTCTTTGGAGAAACCTTTAATTTGAGCTTTACATTAAGTATTAATAGATGTTTTGATTCTGCTCGTCTGTGGTGTTACTTGAAAGGTTCAGTGAGTTCATAACGTGTTTACCTTTGGGTCTGAGAAACAGTTAAACTCCACTATTATGCACACATGCGTCATTTTGTAATCATTGAATATCTAAGAGTAATGAATTTGTAATAGCTGATGAAATAGTCTCTTATTAGCTCTTCGATAAAATTATTACCTTTTGAAGATTGGATTTAATTGCATGCACTATGAAGTGTGAATAATGATCTAAAGTACCCATAATATTTGGTACTCTTTATCTGTTTTGTGATTTTGGAATTGGACCTGGCGAAAAGCCGGCTTCACTGATCATATTTCGAAGTCATAGAGCTAATATTCATTTCATCTGAAAGGATGCTTTGCCGCCTAAGGAGATGGATCCTGCAGCAAAACACTGCAAAATGGCTGATCTTGTACTATGTTTAGGAACAAGGtaattaatgaaattatatCTACTTGTGCAGCGATATTTATCTCTTTCACTTTGAGAACTCAGCATTTTTTATGTTCTTCAAAAGCTTAATCGATTCTGCTCCTTGCCAAAAATTTGAAACCTGGGGAATGCTATTATCATACAAAATGATTTTCATCTAGGCACTAGTTAAGCTTGGTCATAGCTGAAGGAAGCTTTGGTTCTTAAAATGCAAACTGGCATATAAGATATAACTCCTGTTTGTACTCAAAAAGTAAGTTGGTTTAGCTGTTTAGGTAGAGCTATGTCTTGTGCTGAAGcctgaaaaccgaacttaatattatgaaattacAAGAACCGAGATCTTCAGAAATCCACGAGATGTTTTTTTATCTTAAAATTCTATTATCCTCAGGATGACTCATCTTGCATTAGAAAAATGTAGCTTTTTGTCAACATTTAAATTCTGGTTGTCAACAATGGTCTCATTACTTCACTTGCAATCTGGTATCCTGCTACTGTTATTCGTGAGGTTTGTGGATCTTGTCATGCCACTGTCTGCAACTCATTTCACCTGAAGCTTTCTTGATTTTACTCTTTTTAACTCTTATTACACTCTGCAGTTTGCAAATTACTCCTGCATGCAATTTGCCCCTAAAATGCCTAAAGGGTGGTGGGAAGATTGTAATTGTGAATCTCCAGGTAAAGGGTGTCAACAATTCTGAAAATAGCATGTGATATCTGAAGTGTCTCTAAACTTTCATATGTAACACACAAGTAAGATGAAATTGCTCTATTCTAGGGCTTGTAGCTTATGTGGTGTTCCTCCTCATTCGTAAGGGTGAGAGATCTGGATAAAATTCAACCCCCCATCCCCCAActaaaaagagagaaaaaaataaagtaagatgaAATGACCGTTATTTTGGCACTTGGATTAAGATATGCCTTTTAATTTTCAGAAAACCCCCAAGGATAAGAAAGCGAGTTTGGTGATACACGGACGTGTTGACGAGGTGACTTCGAATGCCACAAACCTCATTTGTTTATTATGTTTATTCATCCAAGATAAAATCTTAAGCATCTTTGggttatattaaatttagtaattgAAGGTACTGAAtattaatgaaaataatatgGCTGGGCACTCAGCCAAGTTGTTTGATCCATGTGAGTCTTCTAAATATCAATATGGGAGAGCAACAAAATATCTAGCCTGTTAGTTCTTAAATCTTGATAATCTTACGTTAACTGAATTCAGTGCTCTCCTGTTTATGATGCCCATACCAAACTCTCGGAGATGATTGTTAAATCTGTAATCTTTGTTGGTACACCATTTTTCTGTCTCTCAACTCTCATGGATGTGGGACTTGCTAAAAAATATGGTAGTTTCATATTATTCTCGGTCACTTACAGACCAATGAGATCTTGGAATTTAGCTAGCAAAGGGGAATTTTTTCAATACTGAACCGAAGAGAAGGTTTTAACTAAGTCATAGCATGTACCATCTGGTCCATGATCAATCTTGCGCCATTTTTTGACTTATAAAACTGCACCCTTTCACAGCTCTTCTTTGAACAAATCATCTCCATCCACATTGACAGTGATATAGCTTTTCGCCTTCGGTGGGAATGACTATAATTTTGTTACATAAATGTTATGATTTCTTAACTCTGTGTTGTGATAATGGCTAAAATTACCTTTTTTCAGGTGATGATGGGAGTTGTGGGCATGCTAAATATGCGTATCCCTCCATTTATTAGGATTGATCTTTTCCAGATTATTATAACCCAGGCCTTAAGTCTAGGTATTGTTTTTTTCTCAAAATGATTCATCAATTTGCCTTCTTTTTCgttaatattttcttcatctGAATTTTTACTTgctgtttctattttttatgtaaaaatTCACTCACAAAATGCTTGCAactattttatgtaattttgctTTTGATAGTTGTTTACTTTTTTCTCAGATAAAAAGTATGTGAACTGGACCCTCAGAATAGCCAGTGTGCATGGGAAGCAAGCACCATTGCCTTTTATCAAATCAGTAAAGGTAAATTGATGAATTTAACTGATTTGATAAATTTTGCCCCTACTGAGTTTCTATTAGTAAACGAAAGGCAGGAGAACTCATCACTAACTAATTTGCTTCTTTATTAGAAAAGGAAACAAATCACAGTTACTTTTTTGCTCTTTTATGTGGGAACAATAAGCAGTTCCAGTACTGGTACTTAGTTACCTGATGGTAGTAGTTATTATTGAGTTCTTTGTTTAGCTGCTGGGTGTTAATATTTGAGCACATACTTGGAGATGTTGATATTTGTGGTCGGtcctataatttatattttaatggatCTGGAATACTTTGCCAGTTAGGTTAACCATTTGGGACCTTTTGCGGATTAACTTGCGTTTCTGGTTTCATCTGCTTCCTATACTTCGGGATCTTTACTTTCTGTTTGAATCGGACACTAGGTTTCCTTCACTGAAAGTCTAAGCATGAAGGCAGCTGTTTTATATGATCAACCTCTTCATCTCAAAAGGTATATATACTTCATTTCCATTGTATGAGCTATGTCTTAGAATCATCCAAATCCACATAGAATGAGGCTGGGGTTATATTTACTGTAAAAATGTCTCATATTCTTTCTGGAAGGTCTTTTTCCTTACACGAAAAATTCTCATTTTTCATGCCTAAACTCTCGTAGTGCTCATTTGTCGTAATGCTTTGTGCTTATCGAAGTATGACCTC
This portion of the Salvia splendens isolate huo1 chromosome 10, SspV2, whole genome shotgun sequence genome encodes:
- the LOC121750512 gene encoding NAD-dependent protein deacetylase SRT1-like isoform X2, which codes for MSLGYAEKLSFIEDVGNVGMAEFFDPSHVFQEKVERLAGMIQKSKHMVVFTGAGISTSCGIPDFRGPKGIWTLQRQGKALPEASLPFHRATPSTTHMALVEFEKAGILKFLISQNVDGLHLRSGIPREKLSELHGDSFMEQCPSCGAEYVRDFEIETIGLKETTRRCSRAGCGAKLRDTVLDWEDALPPKEMDPAAKHCKMADLVLCLGTSLQITPACNLPLKCLKGGGKIVIVNLQVMMGVVGMLNMRIPPFIRIDLFQIIITQALSLDKKYVNWTLRIASVHGKQAPLPFIKSVKVSFTESLSMKAAVLYDQPLHLKRRTARSTKHLDVFLSLQFSAGCKCTHADLKIPVDFEIPTDCLKEENDSIIEKLKERAVREPCCGQTAVVERRGILVPKSEVIVHAIITNIIEYGGSLEASSLSNGLLKRRNEGLIDSGICWKRTKGRKRTSRHRR
- the LOC121750512 gene encoding NAD-dependent protein deacetylase SRT1-like isoform X1, with the protein product MSLGYAEKLSFIEDVGNVGMAEFFDPSHVFQEKVERLAGMIQKSKHMVVFTGAGISTSCGIPDFRGPKGIWTLQRQGKALPEASLPFHRATPSTTHMALVEFEKAGILKFLISQNVDGLHLRSGIPREKLSELHGDSFMEQCPSCGAEYVRDFEIETIGLKETTRRCSRAGCGAKLRDTVLDWEDALPPKEMDPAAKHCKMADLVLCLGTSLQITPACNLPLKCLKGGGKIVIVNLQKTPKDKKASLVIHGRVDEVMMGVVGMLNMRIPPFIRIDLFQIIITQALSLDKKYVNWTLRIASVHGKQAPLPFIKSVKVSFTESLSMKAAVLYDQPLHLKRRTARSTKHLDVFLSLQFSAGCKCTHADLKIPVDFEIPTDCLKEENDSIIEKLKERAVREPCCGQTAVVERRGILVPKSEVIVHAIITNIIEYGGSLEASSLSNGLLKRRNEGLIDSGICWKRTKGRKRTSRHRR